One stretch of Pedobacter riviphilus DNA includes these proteins:
- a CDS encoding DinB family protein — MVQEQLFAETMEETSLVYLMKNYANYNFWANLTLVNWLKNHPEELLEQEVLSSFKSVKLTLAHILQAQEYWYSILTKTEFEFREYGSLNDIFHALLKQSENLAVYITAISEDRFNEKTEIQSPWFTSDFQNFEYVLHVFNHSTYHRGQIITICHNLGITGAPMTDYNFYNVMAK, encoded by the coding sequence ATGGTACAGGAACAATTATTCGCAGAAACAATGGAAGAAACTTCCCTTGTGTATTTAATGAAAAATTATGCTAACTATAATTTCTGGGCAAATTTAACCTTGGTAAATTGGTTAAAAAATCATCCGGAAGAATTATTGGAGCAGGAAGTATTATCAAGTTTTAAAAGTGTAAAGTTAACGCTCGCCCATATTTTACAGGCACAGGAGTATTGGTATTCAATTCTCACTAAAACCGAATTCGAATTTCGCGAATATGGAAGCTTGAATGATATTTTTCATGCGCTGTTGAAACAGTCAGAAAACTTAGCCGTTTATATTACTGCAATCAGTGAAGATAGATTTAACGAGAAAACTGAAATTCAAAGTCCTTGGTTTACTTCAGATTTTCAGAATTTTGAATATGTGTTACATGTTTTTAACCACAGCACCTACCACCGTGGCCAGATCATTACCATTTGCCATAATTTAGGAATAACAGGTGCTCCTATGACGGATTATAATTTCTATAATGTAATGGCAAAATAA
- a CDS encoding M57 family metalloprotease, with amino-acid sequence MKKNLKKIAIVAMVAVAVVIAACKKNQETSTTEPQETVKNADKVLQHIKNLGFPESSIVDNGNEYIVEEDIIFPKNMVITTNGAGPKTEQYYTGSIVNSTNKLNIRVFVDPSMTSMSSEINNAIAQWNGVSGSTLRLNIVTSAPYDILIKDENLGSGVCGQGQFPSGGSAGALIKINKSYIAGNSFAQRARTICHEFGHCISFRHTNWAAQGESTATNVPGVTGTDSQSLMNGGQCGSGATVLSQKDKDATAVLY; translated from the coding sequence ATGAAAAAAAACCTAAAAAAAATCGCAATCGTAGCGATGGTTGCAGTTGCAGTTGTAATTGCTGCATGTAAAAAAAACCAAGAAACATCAACAACAGAACCACAAGAAACTGTAAAAAATGCCGATAAGGTTTTACAGCACATTAAAAATCTAGGATTCCCCGAATCGAGTATTGTAGATAATGGAAACGAATATATCGTTGAAGAAGATATTATATTTCCTAAAAACATGGTAATTACGACTAATGGCGCTGGGCCAAAAACAGAGCAGTATTATACCGGAAGTATTGTAAACAGCACTAATAAGCTAAATATCAGAGTTTTTGTAGACCCATCTATGACTTCAATGAGCAGCGAAATTAATAATGCCATTGCACAATGGAATGGTGTATCTGGTTCTACACTACGCCTTAATATTGTAACCTCGGCACCTTATGACATCCTGATCAAAGATGAAAATTTAGGTTCGGGTGTTTGTGGCCAGGGGCAGTTCCCATCGGGCGGAAGCGCAGGTGCTTTAATCAAAATCAATAAAAGTTACATTGCGGGTAATTCATTTGCTCAACGTGCCAGAACCATTTGTCATGAATTTGGTCACTGCATCTCATTCAGACATACCAACTGGGCAGCCCAAGGCGAGTCAACTGCAACAAATGTTCCTGGTGTTACCGGAACAGATTCCCAGTCGCTCATGAACGGTGGCCAATGCGGCTCGGGTGCAACCGTATTATCTCAAAAAGATAAAGACGCAACCGCTGTTTTATATTAA
- a CDS encoding DUF6600 domain-containing protein, producing MKTLKSTALVLGLFALLAGTTTLVRAQDYQNDYQDDGYSTGNISLQTFYDELSPYGTWIQDPQYGYVWRPDVDQSEFRPYYTNGRWAMTEYGNTWVSNYDWGWAPFHYGRWVINSYRQWIWLPDTNWGPAWVDWRSGDGYYGWAPMAPSISINLSFGRRYVVPEFCWNFIPQRNIYINTFPRYDYGRNNVYIRNTTIINNTYVYNRRTYYGGPRVEDIRRATNRDVTVYRYAQSSRPGASRVGGREVSIYRPRPERNSVDNRNAAPRRFEQGNAGISRGGRNEGYTNRDQRDGSNNDNRFGSRGDNRNAQPDRNNGTISRDNNQSGNRGEVYNRDANGRASRGNANGVDGRNGQENVNRGQDQQRFEQMRQQRMQQDRMSQDQQRAQRDMQTQQRGQIDQQQRAAQMEQQRAQRNEQLQQQRTQRDAQVQQQRNEQMQQQRAQQAQAQQQERAQRDAQMQQQRNEQMQQQRAQQAQAQQQERAQRNAQMQQQRNEQMQQQRAQQAQQQQQERAQRDAQAQQQRAQEQQQRQEQRRSEAPQQRGGGESGRPSRGGRG from the coding sequence ATGAAAACACTGAAATCTACGGCACTTGTGCTGGGGCTATTTGCGCTCCTTGCCGGAACCACAACCCTTGTCAGGGCACAAGACTACCAAAATGATTACCAGGATGATGGTTACAGCACTGGCAATATTTCTTTACAGACTTTTTACGATGAACTTTCGCCTTATGGCACCTGGATACAAGACCCACAATATGGATATGTTTGGCGCCCTGATGTAGATCAAAGCGAATTTCGCCCATATTATACAAATGGACGTTGGGCAATGACCGAATACGGTAATACTTGGGTTTCCAATTACGATTGGGGCTGGGCACCTTTCCACTACGGCCGTTGGGTAATTAACAGTTACAGGCAATGGATCTGGTTGCCAGATACCAATTGGGGACCAGCATGGGTAGATTGGAGAAGCGGTGACGGTTACTACGGATGGGCACCAATGGCGCCAAGCATTAGTATCAATTTAAGTTTTGGCCGCCGTTATGTGGTACCAGAATTTTGCTGGAACTTTATTCCACAGCGTAATATTTATATCAATACCTTCCCAAGGTACGATTATGGTCGCAACAATGTATATATCCGAAACACCACCATCATCAATAATACTTACGTTTATAATAGAAGAACATATTATGGTGGGCCAAGGGTTGAAGATATCAGACGTGCAACCAATAGAGACGTAACTGTTTATCGTTATGCCCAAAGTTCAAGACCTGGCGCAAGCAGGGTTGGTGGTAGAGAAGTTTCTATCTACAGACCAAGGCCTGAACGTAATTCAGTAGATAACCGTAATGCGGCGCCAAGAAGATTTGAACAAGGTAATGCCGGTATTAGCAGAGGTGGAAGGAATGAAGGTTATACCAATCGCGATCAAAGAGACGGTAGTAACAACGATAACCGTTTTGGATCGAGAGGAGATAACCGTAATGCACAACCTGATAGGAATAACGGTACCATAAGCAGAGATAATAATCAGTCTGGTAACAGGGGAGAAGTTTATAACAGAGATGCTAATGGACGTGCGAGCCGTGGCAATGCCAACGGAGTTGACGGAAGAAACGGACAAGAAAACGTAAATCGTGGTCAAGATCAGCAACGTTTTGAGCAGATGAGGCAACAACGTATGCAACAAGACCGTATGAGTCAAGATCAGCAACGTGCACAGCGCGATATGCAGACACAACAACGTGGTCAGATAGATCAGCAACAACGTGCAGCCCAAATGGAGCAACAAAGAGCACAGCGTAACGAGCAATTGCAACAACAACGCACACAACGCGATGCTCAGGTACAGCAACAACGTAATGAGCAGATGCAACAGCAGCGTGCACAACAGGCTCAGGCTCAACAACAAGAAAGGGCTCAGCGCGATGCACAGATGCAACAACAACGCAATGAGCAAATGCAGCAACAACGTGCACAACAGGCTCAGGCTCAGCAACAAGAAAGGGCTCAACGTAATGCACAGATGCAACAACAGCGCAATGAGCAAATGCAACAGCAACGTGCGCAACAAGCCCAACAACAACAGCAAGAAAGGGCACAACGTGATGCTCAAGCTCAACAACAAAGAGCTCAGGAACAGCAGCAGAGACAAGAACAAAGAAGATCGGAAGCGCCACAACAAAGAGGTGGCGGTGAAAGTGGAAGACCTTCAAGAGGTGGTAGAGGATAA
- a CDS encoding LLM class flavin-dependent oxidoreductase, with protein MSNTKIKLSVLDQSPVRKGVTARRAIEETTILAQETERLGYHRFWVSEHHNTTSLAGSTPEILIAHLANHTKTLRIGSGGIMLPNHSALKVAESFRLLEVMHPNRIDLGMGRAPGTDRITASMLNPSNNWSEQDFVEQLRELQHYLHDTSDGGIQAKIKAIPIAETVPQQWLLSSSGQSALFSAHFGMGFSFAHFINPHGGPQAVQYYREHFKPSVDLAKPVENVALFVFCSEDEEKVKQQEALMAYRFLQLEKGGGLTSVGWNDIKDISYNAAEQERIKANKPRMIYGTPTVIKERLSKLAADYDVDELMAVTITEHFEDRIKSYELLAEMF; from the coding sequence ATGAGCAATACAAAAATAAAGCTAAGTGTCTTAGATCAATCACCGGTTCGCAAGGGTGTTACTGCCCGTCGTGCCATTGAAGAAACCACTATTCTTGCACAAGAAACCGAAAGGTTAGGGTACCACCGTTTTTGGGTTTCAGAACATCACAATACCACCAGTTTAGCGGGTTCAACGCCCGAGATCTTAATTGCCCATTTGGCCAATCATACCAAAACATTAAGGATTGGTTCTGGTGGTATTATGCTGCCTAACCATAGTGCATTAAAAGTTGCAGAAAGTTTTCGTTTGCTGGAAGTGATGCATCCTAACCGGATCGATCTGGGGATGGGCCGGGCACCTGGTACCGACCGCATTACGGCTTCGATGCTTAACCCCTCAAACAATTGGAGTGAGCAGGATTTTGTAGAACAACTGCGCGAGCTGCAACATTACTTGCATGATACCTCTGATGGAGGTATCCAGGCCAAAATAAAAGCCATTCCCATTGCAGAAACCGTTCCTCAACAATGGCTTTTAAGCAGCAGCGGACAAAGTGCCCTATTTTCGGCCCACTTTGGAATGGGCTTTTCTTTTGCACATTTTATTAATCCGCATGGAGGCCCACAGGCTGTTCAATACTACCGGGAACATTTCAAACCTTCGGTTGATTTGGCAAAACCAGTCGAAAACGTGGCGCTTTTTGTTTTCTGCTCAGAAGATGAAGAAAAGGTAAAACAACAGGAAGCTTTAATGGCTTATCGTTTTCTCCAGCTTGAAAAGGGCGGTGGCTTAACTTCTGTAGGTTGGAACGATATTAAAGACATCAGTTATAACGCTGCAGAGCAGGAACGGATTAAGGCCAATAAACCGCGGATGATTTATGGCACGCCAACAGTAATAAAAGAGCGGCTTTCCAAACTGGCTGCTGATTATGATGTGGATGAACTAATGGCGGTTACTATTACCGAACATTTTGAAGATCGGATAAAATCTTATGAGTTGCTGGCGGAGATGTTTTAA
- a CDS encoding NAD-dependent epimerase/dehydratase family protein: MGKTKGQNNVIITGATGMVGEGVLMQCLNSPKIDTVLVINRKPCGYSHPKLKEIIHPDFFDFSQIENQLSGYNACFFCLGITSVGVDADTYYKMTYTLTMHVAETLSKLNADMTFCYVSGGGTNENGRLKWAQVKGKTENDLMRLPFAQVFNFRPGFIKPLLGQKYAHKFYAYINWLFPIGRAIYPSGFCTMAELAQAMINTLSHNGERRILEGKDIIALAKE, from the coding sequence ATGGGAAAAACCAAAGGTCAGAATAATGTTATCATCACAGGTGCTACAGGAATGGTAGGTGAAGGGGTATTAATGCAATGCCTAAACAGCCCTAAGATTGATACTGTTTTAGTGATTAACCGCAAACCGTGTGGTTATAGCCATCCAAAGCTTAAGGAGATCATCCATCCCGATTTTTTCGATTTTTCGCAGATTGAAAATCAGCTTTCGGGTTACAATGCCTGTTTTTTTTGTTTGGGAATTACCTCAGTAGGTGTTGATGCCGATACTTATTATAAAATGACTTATACCCTAACCATGCATGTTGCCGAAACGTTAAGCAAGCTGAATGCTGATATGACTTTTTGTTATGTTTCTGGAGGTGGAACGAATGAAAATGGCCGTTTAAAATGGGCCCAGGTAAAGGGGAAAACTGAAAACGATCTGATGAGATTACCTTTCGCTCAGGTGTTTAATTTTCGCCCGGGTTTTATTAAACCGTTGCTAGGACAGAAATACGCTCATAAATTTTATGCTTATATCAATTGGTTATTTCCTATTGGAAGGGCTATTTACCCAAGTGGTTTCTGTACCATGGCCGAACTGGCACAGGCGATGATCAATACCTTGAGCCATAATGGTGAAAGGCGGATTTTGGAGGGCAAAGACATCATTGCTTTAGCTAAAGAATAA
- a CDS encoding YtxH domain-containing protein: MKKETKIIVGVLAGAALGATIALALSSDSGNDLKGKVSDWLADILDTSKGKLAGLADKASGVADKVKDKIAEINA; this comes from the coding sequence ATGAAAAAAGAGACAAAAATTATTGTAGGCGTATTAGCTGGAGCTGCACTTGGCGCAACAATCGCGTTGGCATTATCTTCAGATTCTGGTAACGATTTAAAAGGTAAAGTATCAGACTGGTTAGCTGATATTTTAGATACCTCAAAAGGTAAATTGGCAGGTTTGGCCGATAAAGCGAGCGGTGTAGCCGATAAGGTAAAAGATAAAATAGCAGAAATAAATGCGTAA
- a CDS encoding class I SAM-dependent methyltransferase, producing MDVFGKALTDIYRTGEADTLWLHNSYGEPEEMPLEFFFRDDEDMPVLELQALHMCNGRVLDIGAGVGSHALLLQAFNIDVTAIDISEAAVNIMKDRGVKKAFIQDIFTYQEKFDTIIMLMNGIGLTGTLPGFKDFLIKLKELINPNGQVIFDSSDIAYLYEDLPKPLNKYYGEVSYQYEYKGEKGNWFNWIYIDEETIKQVAKETGWDAELIFDDGEDQYLVKLTLAQ from the coding sequence ATGGATGTTTTTGGTAAAGCGTTAACTGATATTTACAGAACAGGTGAGGCTGATACGCTTTGGTTACACAATTCGTACGGAGAGCCTGAAGAAATGCCTTTAGAATTCTTTTTCAGGGATGATGAAGATATGCCCGTTCTAGAGCTTCAGGCATTACACATGTGCAATGGCAGGGTATTGGACATTGGTGCCGGTGTTGGAAGCCATGCTTTACTTTTACAGGCCTTTAATATCGATGTTACGGCTATTGATATTTCGGAAGCAGCGGTGAATATCATGAAAGATCGTGGTGTAAAAAAAGCATTCATACAGGATATTTTTACCTATCAGGAGAAATTTGATACCATTATTATGCTCATGAACGGTATAGGTTTAACAGGAACTTTGCCCGGGTTCAAAGATTTTCTGATCAAATTAAAAGAGCTCATCAATCCTAACGGACAAGTGATTTTCGATTCTTCTGATATTGCTTATTTATATGAAGATCTACCTAAACCGTTAAATAAATATTATGGAGAGGTATCTTACCAGTACGAATATAAAGGCGAAAAAGGCAACTGGTTTAATTGGATTTATATAGATGAAGAAACCATTAAACAGGTTGCGAAAGAAACGGGATGGGATGCTGAATTGATTTTTGATGATGGCGAAGATCAGTATTTGGTCAAATTGACTTTAGCGCAATAA
- a CDS encoding outer membrane beta-barrel protein, which translates to MKKLLLSIGLSLAIFNLFAQKNGSITGILADSANHKTTLNYSTVSVYKVGDSILSSYKLSDDKGVFKINGLTIGVKYRLVVTAWQYGTYRKEVELTTANPALNLGTLYLSVKANNLSEVVISGERPPVIVRKDTIEFNAESFKTLPSAVVEDLLKKLPGVAIAADGSIQVNGKTVSKILVDGKEFFGGDQQIATKNLPANIIDKVQVVDDKQAKRRDPDLTAAEIPQIINLKLKKAIKKGAFGKLYAGGGLKDLYQAGGLMNFFRDTTQVSILAYGNNINQPGFNPNDVQRIGGFNRSGVNSMMMTSGGYFEFNGISFGGSYNGVQTSSGGGFNFNTLTKKGIKINTQYFFGRSDNLLEKLTNTNQTLGTDRLITNANENTNSLILKHNIGGKLDWQIDSLTQLTIEPAIVLSSNNSVSKVSSSNNNANNQLINTLESLNDLNTSSNQYQLRADFSKDFKKAGRSFNIGTDISATPNPVINYNRSTSVFYITPSTSEIDQLRNNTIDNFRSYLYSNYTEPISKKLNFKADISGNLINNENALSTFYRNPANQLYDIVIPNLSQTVKQAGFKTNTNISLGYKVTKDLYLQPGLVHNYISLNNRFTNSASIDQRYNFVWPTFQLKYKIFRFNYSARFTEPNVSYLQPVADNTNAFYIRNGNPNLLPARMQSLSMNMYKYDPKSLINYNLYGYGNFTKNGIVNSITIKDGVQTVNPVNKSGIYNFSGGANISKDFKKDKTSLKVGLGFWANFDHSPVIVNNIESNANVFYVGPNGSVRLNLNDKVEINQSYSVNLNRSRYDDSFYTNISYNTHRSTSELIIRYPKKLVFETSYSLTINDQKIAGYNNNIKFWNAALTYLFMKNDRAQLKFSVNDILQSNVRRNIEITGNRVIDTQSNNLGRYGMLTLTYNIQNFGQKVGGRQTFFNF; encoded by the coding sequence CGGGAGCATTACCGGAATTTTAGCCGATAGTGCCAATCACAAGACCACTTTAAATTATTCAACAGTTTCAGTATACAAAGTTGGCGATAGTATATTAAGCAGTTATAAATTATCGGATGACAAAGGCGTTTTTAAAATCAATGGCTTAACCATAGGTGTAAAATACCGCTTAGTGGTAACCGCATGGCAATATGGAACATACCGAAAAGAGGTAGAACTAACGACAGCCAATCCTGCATTAAATTTGGGCACTCTTTATCTTTCTGTTAAGGCAAATAACCTAAGTGAAGTTGTAATTTCAGGAGAAAGACCACCCGTAATTGTACGGAAAGATACCATCGAATTTAATGCAGAATCTTTTAAAACCTTGCCATCAGCTGTAGTAGAAGATCTGCTAAAAAAACTTCCGGGCGTTGCCATTGCAGCCGATGGTTCTATACAGGTTAATGGCAAAACAGTTAGTAAAATTTTAGTAGACGGAAAAGAGTTTTTTGGTGGTGATCAGCAGATTGCGACTAAAAACCTGCCGGCTAATATTATAGACAAGGTGCAGGTGGTTGATGATAAACAGGCCAAAAGGCGTGATCCGGATTTAACGGCAGCAGAAATACCCCAAATTATCAATTTAAAACTAAAAAAAGCGATTAAAAAAGGAGCTTTTGGTAAATTATATGCTGGCGGAGGTTTAAAAGACCTCTATCAGGCAGGTGGATTAATGAACTTCTTTAGAGACACCACACAGGTAAGTATATTAGCTTACGGCAACAATATCAACCAGCCAGGCTTTAACCCCAATGATGTGCAACGTATAGGTGGCTTTAACAGAAGCGGTGTAAACTCTATGATGATGACCTCCGGAGGTTATTTCGAGTTCAATGGCATTAGTTTTGGAGGAAGTTATAATGGTGTTCAGACTTCATCCGGAGGCGGTTTTAATTTTAACACTTTAACCAAAAAAGGAATCAAAATTAATACCCAATATTTCTTTGGCCGATCTGATAATCTTCTGGAGAAACTCACCAACACCAACCAAACACTGGGTACCGACAGGCTGATTACCAACGCCAATGAAAACACCAATTCTCTTATTCTAAAACACAATATCGGTGGAAAATTAGACTGGCAAATCGATTCCTTAACGCAACTGACCATCGAACCGGCAATCGTGCTCAGCTCCAACAATTCAGTAAGCAAAGTTTCTTCAAGCAATAATAATGCGAATAATCAGCTCATCAACACACTCGAAAGTTTGAATGACCTGAATACTTCGAGCAACCAATATCAGTTAAGAGCCGATTTTAGTAAGGATTTTAAAAAGGCAGGAAGATCTTTCAATATTGGTACCGATATTTCTGCAACCCCGAATCCTGTTATCAATTACAACAGGAGCACCAGTGTTTTTTATATCACACCATCTACTTCAGAGATCGACCAGTTAAGGAACAATACCATTGATAACTTTAGGTCTTACCTCTATAGCAACTATACCGAACCAATCAGCAAAAAACTGAATTTTAAAGCAGATATAAGCGGCAACCTCATCAATAACGAAAACGCATTAAGCACTTTTTACCGCAATCCGGCTAACCAGCTATACGATATTGTAATTCCGAATTTGTCGCAAACAGTTAAACAGGCTGGCTTCAAAACCAACACAAATATCAGCCTTGGGTACAAAGTAACAAAAGATCTCTACCTTCAACCAGGATTGGTGCACAACTACATTTCGTTAAACAACCGCTTTACCAATAGCGCTAGCATCGATCAGCGTTATAACTTCGTATGGCCAACATTTCAATTGAAATACAAAATATTCCGTTTTAACTATTCTGCCAGATTTACAGAGCCTAATGTAAGTTATCTTCAGCCAGTGGCCGACAATACCAATGCATTTTACATCAGAAATGGAAACCCAAATCTACTGCCAGCCCGAATGCAGAGCTTAAGCATGAATATGTACAAATATGACCCTAAAAGCCTGATCAATTACAACTTATATGGTTACGGTAATTTCACAAAAAATGGCATTGTTAATTCAATTACCATAAAAGACGGCGTACAAACGGTTAATCCTGTTAACAAAAGCGGTATATATAATTTTAGTGGCGGGGCCAATATTTCGAAAGATTTCAAAAAAGATAAAACAAGTTTAAAAGTGGGTTTAGGTTTCTGGGCCAATTTTGATCATAGTCCTGTTATTGTGAACAACATTGAGAGTAATGCTAATGTATTTTATGTAGGACCAAATGGAAGTGTGAGGTTAAACCTGAACGATAAGGTTGAGATTAACCAGTCGTATTCGGTAAACCTAAACAGAAGTAGATACGATGATAGTTTTTACACCAATATCAGCTACAATACCCACAGAAGTACATCTGAACTGATTATCCGTTATCCTAAAAAACTGGTTTTCGAAACCAGCTATTCTTTAACCATTAATGACCAAAAAATTGCGGGATATAACAACAATATCAAATTCTGGAATGCCGCCCTTACATACCTATTCATGAAAAACGACAGGGCGCAATTAAAGTTCTCTGTTAATGATATTTTGCAGAGTAATGTACGTAGGAACATCGAGATTACGGGTAACCGCGTTATTGATACACAGAGTAATAACCTCGGTAGATATGGTATGCTTACCCTTACTTATAATATCCAAAACTTTGGACAAAAAGTTGGCGGCCGACAAACGTTTTTTAATTTTTAA
- a CDS encoding SAM-dependent methyltransferase: MQKGTLYLIPVPLAEEVAHKTFTPYLVDTINQIDTYIVENSKTARRFLKEAGLKTPQKDLIVHDYGKHNRTDLGQFFVELAAGKDVGLMSEAGCPGIADPGADIVAEAHKRGIKVVPLVGPSSILLALMASGFNGQSFAFWGYLPIDKEQRTKRIKDLDLSASRYKQTQIFIETPFRNNQLFEEVLKSCKPNTQVCVASNLTAEDEFIKTQSVYNWRKEEIDLHKQPTIFLLY, encoded by the coding sequence ATGCAAAAAGGCACTTTATACCTTATTCCCGTACCATTGGCTGAAGAGGTAGCACACAAAACTTTTACCCCTTATTTGGTTGATACCATTAACCAGATTGATACCTACATTGTAGAAAATAGTAAAACAGCCCGTCGCTTTTTAAAAGAGGCAGGTTTAAAAACACCGCAGAAAGATTTAATTGTGCACGATTATGGTAAACATAACCGGACAGATTTGGGTCAGTTTTTTGTTGAGCTTGCTGCCGGAAAAGACGTAGGCTTAATGAGCGAAGCTGGTTGCCCTGGTATTGCCGATCCTGGTGCAGATATTGTTGCCGAAGCACATAAACGTGGTATTAAAGTAGTGCCACTGGTAGGGCCAAGCTCGATTTTACTGGCCCTTATGGCCTCAGGTTTTAACGGACAGAGTTTCGCTTTTTGGGGTTATTTACCAATAGATAAAGAACAACGTACCAAGCGGATTAAAGATTTAGATTTATCGGCAAGCCGTTACAAACAAACACAGATATTTATCGAAACACCTTTTCGCAATAACCAGCTTTTTGAAGAAGTGCTAAAAAGCTGCAAGCCCAATACACAGGTTTGCGTAGCCAGCAACCTCACCGCAGAGGATGAATTTATTAAAACCCAAAGCGTTTACAATTGGCGCAAAGAAGAAATAGACCTGCATAAGCAACCAACTATATTTTTGTTGTACTAG
- a CDS encoding MBL fold metallo-hydrolase RNA specificity domain-containing protein, which produces MNIAFHGAARTVTGSKHLIILKNGTQILLDCGLFQGMGRITDKLNDFFGFDAKKVTYMVLSHAHIDHCGLLPKLVAEGFKGEIFCTSATMDLARILMMDSAKIQMQDAEYANRHLRHGEEMEEALYTEEDVTKTVSQMKIVDYEEDFEIEAGIRLKFTDAGHILGSAAVHLTITEDGKSTRITFSGDVGRYGDLLLKSPQQFEQADYILMESTYGDSLHKDLDPIENMLFEIINNTCKIKKGKVIIPAFAVGRTQELLYALNGLELKGKLPDVPYYVDSPLSSKATQILKNHPEVYNNGVKETLKIDHDVFAFKGLRFIESVEESKALNADPRPCVIISASGMAEAGRVKHHIRNNIGNPKNTILMVGYCEPNSLGGKLIAGQKVVEIFRDEYEVKAEVQSIKSMSAHGDYEDLLHFLSGQDPTKVKQLFLVHGEYEVQQHFASKLKDAGFEHVAIPEYHQVFELE; this is translated from the coding sequence ATGAACATTGCTTTTCATGGTGCCGCCCGTACGGTTACGGGGAGTAAGCACCTTATTATCTTAAAAAACGGTACTCAGATTTTATTAGATTGTGGTTTATTCCAGGGGATGGGCCGCATTACGGATAAATTAAATGACTTTTTTGGTTTCGATGCCAAAAAAGTTACTTACATGGTTTTATCACACGCACATATAGACCATTGTGGCTTATTGCCTAAATTGGTTGCTGAAGGATTTAAAGGTGAGATTTTTTGTACTTCGGCAACTATGGATCTGGCCCGCATTTTAATGATGGATTCTGCCAAAATCCAGATGCAGGATGCTGAATATGCCAACCGTCACCTCCGTCATGGCGAAGAAATGGAAGAAGCACTTTATACAGAAGAAGATGTTACCAAAACGGTGAGCCAGATGAAGATAGTAGATTATGAAGAGGATTTCGAGATTGAGGCGGGAATTCGGTTAAAGTTTACTGATGCAGGGCATATTTTAGGCAGTGCTGCGGTACATCTTACCATTACAGAAGATGGAAAATCTACGCGGATTACCTTTTCTGGCGATGTTGGCCGTTATGGCGACCTGCTTTTGAAAAGTCCGCAACAGTTTGAACAGGCCGATTATATTTTAATGGAATCAACCTATGGCGATTCATTACATAAAGACCTCGATCCGATAGAAAACATGCTTTTTGAGATCATTAACAATACCTGCAAAATTAAAAAAGGCAAAGTAATTATTCCAGCTTTTGCCGTTGGCCGTACTCAGGAATTACTTTATGCGTTAAATGGGCTTGAACTAAAGGGTAAATTGCCTGATGTTCCATATTACGTAGATAGTCCTTTATCTTCGAAAGCAACCCAAATTCTTAAAAACCACCCTGAAGTATATAATAATGGCGTTAAGGAAACTTTAAAAATTGATCATGATGTATTTGCTTTTAAAGGCCTGCGTTTTATTGAAAGTGTAGAAGAATCGAAAGCTTTAAATGCCGATCCAAGGCCTTGTGTAATTATTTCTGCATCAGGTATGGCAGAGGCTGGCCGGGTAAAGCATCATATCCGTAATAATATCGGTAATCCCAAAAATACGATTTTAATGGTGGGTTACTGTGAACCAAATTCGCTTGGTGGCAAGTTAATTGCCGGACAAAAAGTAGTTGAGATTTTCCGTGACGAATATGAAGTTAAAGCTGAAGTACAATCGATAAAATCGATGAGTGCACATGGCGATTACGAAGATTTATTACATTTTTTATCGGGCCAGGATCCTACTAAAGTTAAACAGCTGTTTTTAGTACATGGAGAATACGAAGTACAACAACATTTTGCCAGCAAATTGAAAGATGCAGGCTTTGAACATGTTGCTATTCCTGAATACCATCAGGTATTTGAGTTGGAGTAA